Proteins encoded within one genomic window of Methanosarcina barkeri str. Wiesmoor:
- a CDS encoding methanogenesis marker 14 protein, which produces MALKPRITESPQVRLIDLKSKPFFIVASVEVGNTTTKCILTATNMETARTHIINKVVRMTRDVRPPKPGEVVFGKTLTGVELTRESVAELVRGTLTESMEKASLDIKTDLDFVVRSTGVVAGFDSPEEVGEFIKALADGCLMAGVPPKNMTPPMSVSNIPKKFQKYSKLEKVIFDGAVAGVLPPIGSTGVEIVANEMEGELATAGIKEAAKLTDVDFRNPCISIDFGTTLDGRVTNSGQPYAKTIGNFCGYAGAIPDAIIRGSKIVDSKVGTALEVFEKEKPPSFFTLKMKAKTIEAYAKRIHELIIIEQVPEDRTRYGSVPVRPDAAEQIGVTLIGCDVGVNGSDMGKLSAIGMEICKTHGLQVVSAVIDEVMASVVCRLIKVAKETNLVFEDTTIGITGRAGITGNKPKLILKCLENLNIAPKIDERVVFVDDGLARGAAVMARCMNSLGSPQNPLGGRHGGKCILAQRIKLQEK; this is translated from the coding sequence ATGGCTTTGAAACCCAGAATTACAGAATCTCCTCAGGTTCGCTTGATCGACCTTAAATCAAAACCTTTCTTTATTGTAGCTTCCGTAGAGGTTGGAAACACTACAACTAAATGTATTCTTACAGCTACCAATATGGAGACTGCAAGGACTCATATTATTAATAAGGTAGTGCGGATGACCAGAGATGTCCGTCCCCCTAAACCCGGAGAAGTTGTATTCGGGAAGACACTTACCGGTGTGGAACTCACTCGTGAATCCGTTGCAGAACTTGTACGTGGAACCCTGACCGAATCAATGGAAAAAGCAAGTCTGGATATAAAAACCGATCTGGACTTTGTGGTTCGTTCCACTGGAGTTGTTGCAGGTTTTGATTCTCCAGAGGAAGTGGGTGAGTTTATTAAAGCTCTGGCAGATGGCTGCCTGATGGCAGGAGTTCCACCGAAAAACATGACCCCACCAATGTCTGTTTCAAATATTCCTAAAAAATTCCAGAAATACAGTAAACTGGAAAAGGTAATTTTTGATGGAGCAGTAGCTGGCGTACTACCCCCAATAGGTTCTACTGGTGTTGAAATTGTTGCAAACGAGATGGAAGGGGAGCTTGCAACCGCAGGGATTAAGGAAGCAGCCAAACTTACAGATGTTGATTTCAGGAACCCCTGCATCTCAATCGACTTCGGGACAACCCTTGATGGCAGGGTCACAAATTCAGGTCAACCGTATGCAAAAACAATAGGTAACTTCTGCGGTTATGCGGGGGCAATTCCTGACGCAATTATCCGGGGTTCGAAGATTGTGGACTCAAAAGTAGGAACTGCTCTCGAGGTTTTTGAAAAAGAAAAACCGCCTTCTTTCTTCACTTTAAAGATGAAGGCTAAAACGATTGAAGCATATGCAAAGCGCATTCATGAACTTATTATTATAGAACAGGTCCCAGAAGATAGAACGAGATATGGAAGCGTGCCTGTAAGGCCGGATGCAGCTGAACAGATAGGTGTGACACTTATAGGCTGCGATGTAGGAGTAAACGGTTCCGATATGGGCAAGCTTAGTGCCATAGGCATGGAAATCTGTAAAACTCACGGACTTCAGGTTGTTTCTGCTGTCATTGATGAAGTTATGGCAAGCGTGGTTTGCAGGTTGATTAAGGTTGCAAAAGAAACAAACCTTGTTTTTGAGGATACAACTATAGGGATCACTGGCAGGGCAGGGATTACAGGGAACAAACCTAAACTGATCCTGAAATGCCTGGAAAATCTGAATATTGCTCCGAAAATCGATGAGAGAGTAGTCTTCGTAGACGACGGACTTGCCAGAGGAGCAGCCGTAATGGCTCGGTGTATGAATTCTCTTGGTTCGCCGCAGAACCCTCTGGGCGGCAGACACGGTGGAAAATGTATTCTTGCACAGAGGATAAAATTACAGGAAAAATGA
- a CDS encoding DUF2098 domain-containing protein produces MADAEVITAVGRNKKPIKAGDTVKYVNSDTVSRVTEIKKDEQGKVWALLESTDLWYREENLELTEIKAKEKKEEREFTAEELEDRFRKERETMQAFDLGKAGGGGAGG; encoded by the coding sequence ATGGCTGATGCTGAAGTAATCACAGCAGTAGGGCGAAATAAAAAACCCATTAAAGCGGGAGATACCGTCAAATACGTAAACAGTGATACGGTCAGCCGCGTAACTGAAATTAAAAAGGACGAGCAGGGGAAGGTATGGGCTCTGCTCGAAAGTACAGATCTATGGTACAGGGAAGAAAACCTGGAACTAACTGAGATTAAAGCTAAAGAAAAGAAAGAAGAAAGAGAGTTTACAGCCGAGGAATTGGAAGACAGATTCAGAAAAGAGAGAGAAACAATGCAGGCTTTCGACCTTGGGAAAGCCGGTGGTGGAGGAGCAGGAGGTTAA
- the mptA gene encoding GTP cyclohydrolase MptA, with translation MEHCTFNLPDVQASKPSIAINLTRVGVTNVKKLVEIKRKDKRPIVLISTFDVFVDLPSDRKGANLSRNFEAVDEVLEKILSMPVYEIEQLCSDIAHNLLGRHEYANQAEVRMTSEYMIRRASPATGIKCQEVVNIFAEASAVRGQGNDDYFDVKKLIGAEVVGMTACPCAQEIMRDKAANELSELGVDKDTIIKFLERVPMATHNQRGRGIISIKVAHDFDVSLESIISIIDHSMSSSVYEVLKRADEKVVVETAHMNPKFVEDCVRTMADNVVKEFPNLPDNAVITIKQTNEESIHRHNAYAERVALMGDLRSEINHC, from the coding sequence ATGGAACATTGCACTTTCAACCTCCCGGACGTCCAGGCCAGCAAACCAAGCATAGCTATAAACCTTACCCGTGTCGGGGTAACAAATGTTAAAAAACTCGTTGAAATCAAGCGAAAAGACAAACGTCCCATCGTACTTATTTCAACTTTTGACGTTTTTGTTGACCTGCCCTCGGACCGAAAGGGAGCAAATCTCTCTAGGAACTTCGAAGCTGTAGATGAGGTACTGGAAAAAATACTCAGTATGCCCGTATACGAAATTGAGCAGCTTTGCAGTGATATCGCACACAACTTGCTTGGCAGACATGAATATGCCAATCAGGCAGAAGTTCGGATGACAAGCGAATATATGATCAGGCGTGCGTCCCCTGCCACCGGGATCAAATGTCAGGAAGTAGTGAATATCTTTGCTGAAGCGTCTGCTGTAAGAGGACAGGGAAATGATGACTATTTTGATGTAAAGAAACTGATAGGTGCCGAAGTTGTAGGAATGACAGCCTGCCCCTGTGCTCAGGAGATCATGCGAGATAAAGCTGCAAATGAGCTTTCAGAACTTGGAGTCGATAAAGACACGATTATAAAATTCCTGGAAAGGGTTCCCATGGCTACCCATAACCAGCGAGGAAGAGGAATTATATCAATCAAGGTAGCACATGATTTTGATGTTTCCCTCGAAAGCATTATCAGTATTATTGATCACTCTATGAGTTCCAGCGTATATGAGGTCTTGAAACGCGCAGACGAAAAAGTCGTTGTGGAAACTGCACATATGAACCCGAAATTTGTGGAAGACTGTGTAAGAACCATGGCAGACAACGTCGTAAAAGAATTTCCGAATCTTCCTGATAATGCAGTAATCACCATCAAGCAAACTAATGAGGAAAGTATTCACAGGCACAATGCTTATGCCGAAAGAGTTGCCCTGATGGGAGATCTCAGGTCGGAAATTAATCACTGTTAA
- a CDS encoding non-histone chromosomal MC1 family protein, translated as MSNTRNFVLRDEEGNEHGVFTGKQPRQAALKAANRGAGTKSNPDVIRLRERGTKKVHVFKAWKELVEAPKNRPDWMPEKISKPFVKKEKIEKIE; from the coding sequence ATGTCCAACACAAGAAATTTTGTTTTACGAGACGAAGAAGGCAATGAGCACGGCGTTTTCACAGGAAAACAGCCTCGACAGGCTGCCTTGAAAGCTGCAAATCGGGGCGCTGGGACTAAATCCAATCCGGATGTCATCCGCCTTAGAGAACGCGGGACAAAGAAGGTGCACGTTTTCAAGGCATGGAAGGAACTGGTTGAAGCCCCTAAAAATAGGCCTGACTGGATGCCCGAGAAAATCAGCAAGCCCTTTGTCAAGAAAGAAAAAATAGAAAAAATAGAATAA
- the argB gene encoding acetylglutamate kinase, with the protein MELKRENVLIEALPYMQEFYDSIMVIKVGGNAMVSAQIMEDIIKDIVLLRYVGIKPVIVHGGGPEITEKMGRMGKKAEFFQGLRITDDETMEIAKMVLVGNINTKIVSLIGVCGGKGIGLTGYDGRMILGHKQAAKKVLINGIETEVDIGWVGECEVINPDILHIVLENGYIPVISPIAVDAKGNALNINADIVAGDIAAALHAKKLILMTDVSGLLRDMNDPNSHISRVTLEDIDHLIAEGVIQGGMIPKLKGAAVAVKNGVEKAHIINGSVSHSMLLELFTDRGIGTMVYKFEKPKN; encoded by the coding sequence ATGGAACTGAAGAGAGAGAACGTGCTTATTGAAGCTCTGCCTTATATGCAGGAGTTCTATGACTCAATCATGGTTATAAAAGTGGGCGGAAATGCAATGGTTAGCGCCCAGATCATGGAGGATATTATAAAAGATATTGTGCTCCTGCGCTATGTAGGAATCAAACCTGTTATTGTACACGGAGGTGGGCCTGAGATTACGGAAAAAATGGGGCGGATGGGCAAGAAAGCTGAGTTTTTCCAGGGCTTACGTATTACAGATGACGAGACAATGGAGATTGCCAAGATGGTGCTTGTCGGGAACATTAATACCAAAATTGTATCTCTTATTGGAGTTTGCGGAGGGAAAGGCATTGGACTTACTGGATACGATGGAAGAATGATCCTTGGTCATAAGCAAGCTGCAAAAAAGGTATTGATTAACGGTATTGAGACTGAAGTTGATATCGGCTGGGTTGGGGAGTGTGAGGTAATTAATCCTGATATTCTCCATATAGTACTCGAAAACGGTTACATTCCGGTCATTTCTCCTATTGCTGTGGATGCAAAAGGCAATGCCCTGAATATTAATGCCGATATAGTAGCAGGTGACATCGCTGCAGCTTTGCATGCTAAAAAGCTCATTCTGATGACTGATGTTTCAGGGTTACTGAGAGATATGAATGACCCCAATAGCCATATCTCCCGTGTAACTCTGGAAGATATCGATCATCTTATCGCTGAAGGCGTTATACAGGGAGGTATGATCCCAAAACTCAAAGGCGCAGCAGTTGCAGTAAAAAACGGGGTTGAAAAGGCTCATATAATAAATGGAAGCGTTTCTCACTCCATGCTTCTTGAACTCTTTACTGATCGCGGAATCGGAACCATGGTCTATAAGTTCGAAAAGCCAAAAAATTAA
- a CDS encoding GNAT family N-acetyltransferase: protein MNLLIRPVRLSDAQDINEMRRQKEVRAHTLALPTETIEFTEGFLRSMGGDDHVLVSESEGKVVGMVGIHLLKGVRQRHSAFLGIMVRTEYQGQGIGKNLMENILDLADNWLMLIRIELDVTADNEKAINLYQSFGFEIEGTKKYAIMKDGKYADLLMMARYNIPAQFK, encoded by the coding sequence ATGAATCTACTTATCAGGCCTGTCAGGTTAAGTGACGCTCAGGACATCAATGAGATGCGAAGGCAAAAAGAGGTCAGGGCACACACCCTTGCCCTTCCTACTGAAACCATTGAGTTTACAGAAGGATTCCTGAGAAGTATGGGTGGTGACGACCATGTACTGGTATCCGAATCCGAAGGAAAAGTTGTCGGAATGGTAGGGATACATCTTCTAAAGGGTGTCAGGCAGAGACATTCAGCTTTCCTTGGGATCATGGTAAGGACTGAATATCAGGGCCAGGGTATTGGGAAAAACTTGATGGAAAACATTCTCGACCTTGCAGATAACTGGCTTATGCTAATAAGAATCGAGCTTGATGTTACTGCAGACAATGAAAAAGCTATCAATCTTTACCAGTCTTTTGGTTTTGAGATTGAGGGGACAAAAAAATACGCAATAATGAAGGATGGGAAATATGCCGACCTTCTCATGATGGCCAGGTACAATATTCCCGCACAGTTCAAATAA
- a CDS encoding archaeosine biosynthesis radical SAM protein RaSEA, whose amino-acid sequence MTLNKAVMEIRQRIKVRPSPTNEPAASWTGVDLVNGTQVKTLTVIFKSAGCRWGKAGGCTMCGYVYDCASEPPTLEDYKAQLARAMKKAEKFPEFMVKIFTSGSFLDEQEVPSEARDAILKILADDPRVVKVLAETRPNFVTEENVQECLKVLKNKPFELAFGLETSSDRIRRDSINKGFTFRDFVRASEISRINGATVKAYLMLKPLFLSERQALEDILLSIDDAAPYADTISINLCNVQKGTLVEALWEKGQYRPPWLWSIVEILQRAKAAHPDLPIMSDPVGAGSKRGPHNCKICSSDVADSLRTFSLTQNPEDLSKTDCECKELWRKVLELEDFTYGAPILD is encoded by the coding sequence ATGACCCTAAATAAAGCAGTAATGGAAATCCGGCAGCGGATTAAAGTTAGACCTTCTCCTACCAATGAACCTGCAGCAAGCTGGACAGGAGTCGACCTGGTAAATGGAACCCAGGTAAAGACGTTAACTGTAATCTTCAAGAGCGCAGGGTGCCGCTGGGGAAAAGCTGGAGGGTGTACTATGTGCGGCTATGTCTATGACTGCGCAAGTGAACCTCCAACTCTGGAGGATTACAAAGCCCAGCTTGCAAGAGCAATGAAGAAAGCTGAAAAATTCCCTGAGTTTATGGTAAAAATTTTCACTTCAGGCAGTTTTCTTGACGAGCAGGAGGTTCCTTCTGAGGCAAGAGATGCAATCCTCAAAATTCTTGCAGATGATCCCAGAGTAGTAAAGGTACTTGCAGAAACCCGCCCTAACTTCGTAACCGAAGAGAACGTGCAGGAGTGTCTCAAGGTCTTGAAAAATAAGCCCTTTGAGTTGGCTTTCGGGCTGGAAACAAGCTCGGACAGAATCCGCAGGGACTCTATTAATAAAGGTTTTACCTTCAGGGATTTTGTCCGCGCCTCAGAAATATCAAGAATAAATGGGGCAACTGTTAAAGCCTATCTTATGCTAAAACCTCTCTTTCTCTCAGAACGCCAGGCCCTTGAGGACATTCTCCTTTCCATAGATGATGCGGCTCCTTACGCTGACACAATCTCAATCAACCTCTGTAATGTCCAGAAAGGCACTCTTGTCGAAGCGCTCTGGGAAAAAGGGCAATATCGCCCTCCCTGGCTCTGGAGTATTGTAGAAATCTTGCAAAGGGCAAAAGCCGCTCACCCAGACCTTCCTATTATGTCCGATCCTGTAGGCGCAGGCTCAAAACGCGGCCCTCACAATTGTAAAATCTGCAGCTCAGATGTCGCAGACTCTCTCAGGACTTTTTCACTTACCCAGAATCCAGAAGATCTTAGCAAAACAGACTGTGAATGCAAAGAACTCTGGAGGAAAGTCCTGGAACTTGAAGACTTTACCTATGGAGCACCCATTTTAGATTAA
- the guaA gene encoding glutamine-hydrolyzing GMP synthase has protein sequence MVKPEKFIPKAVEKISKEIKDGRAIIALSGGVDSSVCAELAHRAIGGRLQPIYIDTGLMRKGETERIKHIFSHMNLDIVYAKDRFLAALKGITDPEEKRKAIGETFIRVFEEEARKLEADYLIQGTIYPDRIESEGGIKSHHNVGGLPSVMDFKKIVEPIEDLYKDEVREVAWALKLPDEICERMPFPGPGLAVRILGEVTEEKLEVAREANSIVEEELLDRFCPWQTFAAVIGKGTGVKGDIRAYGWIIAVRAVGSRDGMTAEALELPWDVLKKLESRITSEIPKVARVVYDITPKPPATIEFE, from the coding sequence ATGGTAAAACCCGAAAAATTCATTCCAAAAGCAGTTGAGAAAATTAGCAAGGAAATAAAGGACGGGAGAGCAATTATTGCACTCTCAGGCGGCGTGGACAGTTCTGTTTGTGCGGAACTGGCTCACAGGGCAATAGGGGGTAGGCTGCAGCCGATCTATATTGACACAGGGCTCATGAGAAAAGGAGAGACCGAGAGAATAAAGCATATTTTCTCCCACATGAACCTGGATATTGTGTATGCAAAGGACAGGTTCCTTGCAGCCCTGAAAGGCATAACTGACCCTGAAGAGAAAAGGAAGGCTATAGGTGAGACATTCATCCGGGTCTTTGAAGAAGAGGCAAGGAAACTTGAAGCCGATTATCTTATCCAGGGTACGATTTACCCTGACAGAATCGAGTCCGAAGGCGGAATCAAATCCCACCACAATGTTGGAGGGCTGCCCAGCGTAATGGATTTCAAGAAGATCGTTGAGCCCATCGAGGACCTTTACAAAGATGAAGTGAGGGAAGTTGCCTGGGCGCTCAAGCTACCTGACGAAATTTGTGAAAGGATGCCTTTCCCCGGACCAGGTCTGGCTGTGCGGATTCTTGGAGAAGTTACAGAGGAGAAGCTTGAGGTTGCACGGGAAGCAAACTCTATAGTTGAAGAAGAACTTCTTGACAGGTTCTGCCCCTGGCAGACTTTCGCAGCTGTGATTGGCAAAGGAACAGGCGTAAAGGGAGATATCCGGGCTTACGGCTGGATCATAGCTGTAAGAGCCGTAGGCTCCAGAGACGGAATGACTGCAGAAGCGCTCGAGCTTCCCTGGGATGTGCTCAAAAAGTTGGAATCAAGAATTACCTCTGAAATTCCAAAAGTAGCCAGGGTGGTTTATGATATTACACCAAAACCGCCTGCAACTATTGAGTTTGAGTGA
- a CDS encoding class I SAM-dependent methyltransferase has product MMNTIDYGEIWKTMMSESKKTNFESDRFWTMEEAVKYDTQIKMDNWNFSKSLIQRLDFTTDSKVLDIGSGPGTLTIPLAGMVKHVTAVEPSDGMLYCLKENIKAMGLNNVSWIQKKWEDVDIKDLDAPYDVVVASFSLAMPDIREAVIKMNNVSSKYVYLNWFAGMPSWEKTYAEAWQRVHGTPYNIYPQIDCVYKVLYDMGIYPNITVYPDYWELVYPEMEDAVTHYKRIVNATTAEHEEILKKYISETFSCENGDVRMKEKSYTAWLWWEKS; this is encoded by the coding sequence ATGATGAATACAATCGATTATGGAGAGATCTGGAAAACGATGATGTCAGAGAGTAAGAAGACGAACTTTGAGAGTGATAGGTTCTGGACAATGGAAGAGGCAGTAAAATATGACACGCAGATCAAGATGGACAACTGGAATTTTTCTAAAAGCCTGATCCAGCGGCTCGATTTCACAACCGATTCTAAAGTCCTGGATATAGGATCCGGTCCCGGTACGCTGACCATACCGCTCGCCGGCATGGTTAAGCATGTCACTGCCGTCGAACCCTCCGATGGTATGTTATACTGCCTTAAAGAGAACATCAAAGCAATGGGGCTGAATAATGTTTCCTGGATCCAGAAGAAGTGGGAAGATGTGGATATTAAAGACCTGGACGCCCCGTACGATGTGGTTGTCGCTTCGTTTTCTCTTGCTATGCCGGACATAAGAGAGGCAGTGATTAAAATGAACAATGTGTCCTCAAAATATGTCTACTTAAACTGGTTCGCAGGTATGCCGTCCTGGGAAAAGACATATGCTGAAGCGTGGCAGAGGGTTCATGGCACCCCATATAACATTTACCCGCAGATTGACTGTGTATACAAGGTACTGTATGACATGGGAATATATCCAAATATAACCGTATATCCTGATTACTGGGAATTGGTCTACCCAGAAATGGAAGACGCGGTTACTCACTACAAGCGGATCGTCAATGCGACTACTGCCGAACATGAGGAAATACTAAAAAAATATATATCCGAGACTTTTTCCTGCGAAAATGGAGATGTCAGGATGAAGGAAAAATCATACACTGCCTGGCTGTGGTGGGAGAAGTCGTAA
- a CDS encoding iron ABC transporter substrate-binding protein, which produces MNKLTVCMFLILLISLPFSGCISEKVTLPTTALSTNNESNNITDMRGVQVTVPKNITRAAVISDGFVECMMISLGVQDTIVAVGTTINTNYTYAFPSVKGENYTYDNGKSTMLYLDPSLNDAIRLTPQQYNVISYETLASSNPDVIILRVGDCSVGWDNRDTMNRTIDTMEALGIPVIVLYSPTYYSNSDLSSIREEMKIIGQIFGKEKDALELADYIQSTEKMISDRTKDIPEASKPTVLYFGLSPNARKAGGSGHSWGIDTPESYTIEGIVHAKNAYRDTGSSKILNTEQVLAMNPDIILLATSWGYHPTRELYEAPYYQNLKELRAIKNKKVYSMPWTPSNCARRLEYPIDLMITAKACYPDKFQDIKVHEWVLDFYKHVYHVDDETARGLRSAQWLDWMEEEDF; this is translated from the coding sequence ATGAATAAATTAACAGTTTGTATGTTTCTGATTTTACTCATAAGCTTGCCTTTTTCCGGATGTATATCAGAAAAAGTCACTTTGCCAACTACGGCTTTATCAACAAACAATGAATCCAATAATATTACAGATATGAGAGGTGTTCAGGTAACAGTACCGAAAAATATTACAAGAGCTGCTGTGATAAGCGATGGATTCGTCGAATGCATGATGATCAGTCTGGGTGTTCAGGATACTATCGTGGCTGTTGGCACTACAATCAACACTAATTATACTTATGCATTCCCGAGTGTCAAAGGAGAAAATTATACGTATGATAATGGTAAAAGCACGATGCTTTACCTTGATCCTTCGTTAAACGATGCGATCAGGTTGACGCCCCAGCAGTACAACGTTATCAGTTACGAAACGCTTGCAAGTTCGAATCCGGATGTCATTATTCTAAGGGTTGGGGATTGTTCGGTTGGATGGGACAACCGTGATACCATGAATAGGACTATTGACACAATGGAAGCGCTTGGAATTCCTGTGATAGTTCTGTATTCCCCTACATATTACTCGAATTCAGACCTCTCTTCTATAAGAGAAGAAATGAAAATTATCGGACAAATTTTCGGTAAAGAGAAGGACGCTCTTGAGTTAGCTGATTACATCCAGAGCACGGAAAAGATGATATCGGACAGGACAAAGGATATACCTGAGGCTAGCAAGCCTACGGTATTGTATTTCGGCCTTTCGCCCAATGCCAGAAAAGCCGGAGGTTCAGGCCACTCATGGGGTATAGATACACCCGAATCGTACACCATCGAAGGCATCGTACATGCGAAGAACGCTTACAGAGATACAGGTAGTTCAAAGATACTGAACACCGAGCAGGTTCTGGCCATGAACCCTGATATCATATTACTGGCTACCTCATGGGGATACCATCCTACCAGGGAACTTTACGAGGCACCTTACTACCAGAATCTGAAAGAGCTAAGAGCGATCAAGAATAAGAAAGTCTATTCGATGCCGTGGACACCCTCAAACTGCGCCCGACGCCTGGAATACCCCATCGACCTGATGATAACTGCAAAAGCATGTTACCCGGACAAATTCCAGGATATCAAAGTCCACGAATGGGTGCTGGACTTCTACAAACATGTCTATCATGTCGATGATGAAACTGCCAGAGGTCTCAGATCAGCACAATGGCTTGATTGGATGGAAGAGGAGGACTTTTGA
- a CDS encoding cytochrome c biogenesis CcdA family protein, whose product MVRANGHYFSENRIGKTVWKIFIFLIIVFLLLTALPLIVYADNTKPVTVIYLYDERCHRCTEAMPVVRQAIEEAREEGLYLDYQEIRVNSRKGASYIDRYNLIEIPDLIIDNYTVIGPASLEGEYGTVLSDIKDKIVFSYGYSLPVTVHTIAEKKSKSDSNVTVTVYISNQGNTAINASLSGGLTEGSRLVSGQFYWSGPLQPGAEEKVTYVLSGGNTSYVCPSTLYYEDDCGGYVITDNYVPVTIPMHSIAIAFASGIVASFSPCILAVMAYMATLVASGEKRHLLLINIIAFSAGLLFMYSLIGVCFYKISITMPSMYNLAKHAIILSMLAIGSAMILKTLFHYERSFSDAGFRKLVALLKPYDKISMAGFSFVIGAGFGLIKIPCTGGPYLAILGMMADQNSSFQRLYYLLAYNAGIVFPILGLGILLTTGLSTRRLDAIRIKYRAFINIATGITLFILAALLAFNGV is encoded by the coding sequence ATGGTAAGAGCTAACGGTCACTATTTTTCCGAGAACCGCATTGGGAAAACAGTATGGAAGATATTTATATTTTTAATAATTGTTTTCTTACTCCTTACTGCGCTGCCTTTGATCGTTTACGCGGACAATACAAAACCGGTCACTGTTATATATCTCTATGATGAACGCTGTCATCGATGTACCGAAGCAATGCCAGTAGTCAGGCAGGCAATTGAAGAAGCTCGTGAAGAAGGTTTATATCTCGATTACCAGGAAATCAGGGTCAATTCACGAAAAGGTGCATCTTATATTGATCGTTATAATCTGATAGAGATCCCGGATCTTATCATTGATAACTATACGGTCATTGGCCCAGCAAGCCTGGAAGGAGAATATGGAACAGTTCTAAGTGATATTAAGGATAAAATAGTGTTTTCTTACGGGTATTCTTTGCCAGTGACTGTGCATACGATTGCGGAAAAAAAGAGTAAAAGCGACAGTAATGTCACAGTAACGGTATATATATCCAACCAGGGTAACACAGCTATTAATGCCAGTCTCTCTGGAGGGTTGACAGAGGGCTCTAGATTAGTTTCAGGACAGTTTTACTGGAGTGGACCATTACAACCGGGTGCTGAGGAAAAAGTCACATATGTGTTATCGGGAGGAAATACCTCCTACGTATGTCCTTCTACCTTATATTATGAGGATGACTGCGGCGGTTACGTTATCACAGACAATTATGTGCCCGTTACAATTCCGATGCACTCAATTGCCATTGCATTTGCATCTGGAATCGTGGCTTCTTTTTCCCCATGTATCCTCGCAGTCATGGCATATATGGCCACGCTGGTAGCCTCTGGCGAGAAACGGCATTTGCTGCTGATTAATATAATAGCTTTTTCGGCAGGGCTGCTCTTTATGTATTCACTGATCGGTGTCTGTTTCTACAAGATCAGTATAACCATGCCCTCAATGTATAATCTAGCCAAACATGCGATCATCCTTTCAATGCTCGCCATCGGTTCTGCCATGATACTCAAGACACTGTTTCATTATGAACGCAGTTTCTCAGATGCGGGGTTCCGGAAATTAGTTGCTCTGCTGAAGCCTTATGACAAAATAAGTATGGCTGGTTTCAGCTTTGTAATTGGAGCAGGATTTGGCCTGATAAAAATACCCTGCACCGGCGGGCCATATCTTGCAATACTCGGCATGATGGCCGACCAGAACAGCTCATTTCAGAGATTATATTACCTTTTGGCCTATAATGCAGGTATCGTGTTTCCAATATTGGGGCTTGGGATACTGCTCACCACTGGGCTTTCCACCCGCAGATTAGATGCGATCAGGATAAAATACCGGGCTTTTATAAACATCGCAACCGGGATCACTCTTTTTATTCTGGCTGCATTGCTGGCATTTAATGGAGTGTAA